From a region of the Chloroflexota bacterium genome:
- a CDS encoding Maf family protein, translating into MDSLILASASPRRHDLLSSLGLSFIIEANDGEERQDQVPSAIVELLPAFDLGLANHPTLLAWRKAQAARETGSSAAILAADTIVVIDSLILGKPRDPAHAYELLRRLAGRWHTVYTGVVVLPAASDQPLCELAAAQVRLSPLSDAEIWDYIATGEPMDKAGAYGVQGIGGRLVEEVQGSFTTVVGLPLPTTASLLTQAGIYVPYSVEQAWQRWRATLAKEPLCMQQSKC; encoded by the coding sequence GTGGATAGCTTAATTCTGGCCTCGGCCTCGCCCCGACGGCATGATTTGTTAAGTAGTTTGGGGCTGTCGTTTATAATTGAGGCTAATGATGGGGAAGAGCGCCAAGATCAAGTACCCTCAGCGATTGTGGAGTTGCTCCCAGCTTTCGATTTAGGCCTTGCCAATCACCCAACCTTATTAGCGTGGCGTAAAGCGCAAGCTGCCCGCGAAACAGGTAGTTCAGCAGCGATTTTGGCCGCTGATACGATTGTGGTGATTGATTCGTTGATCTTGGGCAAGCCACGTGATCCGGCTCATGCCTATGAATTGCTGCGCCGCCTCGCCGGACGTTGGCATACTGTTTATACCGGAGTTGTGGTGCTGCCCGCCGCCTCAGACCAACCGTTATGCGAGTTGGCTGCTGCCCAAGTGCGTTTAAGCCCGCTCAGCGATGCTGAAATTTGGGACTACATTGCAACTGGCGAGCCAATGGATAAAGCCGGAGCCTATGGCGTACAGGGCATCGGCGGACGCTTGGTCGAAGAGGTTCAAGGCAGTTTTACAACCGTTGTTGGGCTACCGCTTCCAACGACTGCTAGTTTATTGACCCAAGCAGGAATCTATGTTCCCTACTCGGTCGAGCAAGCTTGGCAGCGTTGGCGTGCTACATTAGCAAAGGAACCACTATGTATGCAACAGTCAAAGTGCTGA
- a CDS encoding response regulator transcription factor, with product MYATVKVLMVDDHPLFRQGVRWALSSERDIKIIGEGSSAEEGLVLISEHEPDVVLTDLNLPNMDGLEFTRTIRRQYPNIGVVMLSVYESDEHAFNALRAGAAAYYSKEISPKTLATVLRRVARGEYVINDVMFEDPRVADRILTQFRGLQTGIVAEPDLDISLFSPLSDREIEVLEHIASGATNKDIADALKISTQTVKNHISSILRKLSLNDRTQAVLYALRRGWIETPATLLESIERRGAQAALNFNNDDDNDDE from the coding sequence ATGTATGCAACAGTCAAAGTGCTGATGGTCGATGATCACCCGTTGTTTCGGCAAGGGGTTCGTTGGGCGCTTTCGAGCGAACGCGATATCAAGATCATTGGAGAAGGTTCTAGTGCCGAAGAAGGCTTAGTCTTAATTTCCGAGCATGAGCCAGATGTAGTCCTCACCGATTTGAATTTACCCAACATGGATGGCTTGGAGTTTACCCGCACGATTCGCCGCCAATATCCCAACATCGGCGTGGTGATGTTGAGCGTGTACGAAAGCGATGAACATGCTTTCAATGCCTTGCGAGCCGGAGCCGCCGCCTATTACTCCAAGGAAATTAGCCCCAAAACCTTGGCAACCGTCCTGCGGCGCGTCGCTCGTGGCGAATATGTGATTAACGATGTGATGTTCGAAGATCCACGGGTCGCTGATCGGATTCTGACCCAGTTCCGTGGTTTGCAAACTGGCATCGTGGCCGAGCCAGATCTTGATATTAGTTTGTTCTCGCCGTTGAGCGACCGTGAAATTGAGGTGCTAGAGCATATTGCCAGCGGTGCAACCAACAAAGATATCGCCGATGCCCTCAAAATTAGCACCCAAACCGTCAAAAACCATATTTCATCGATTTTGCGCAAGCTTTCGCTGAATGATCGGACTCAGGCGGTACTCTACGCCCTGCGCCGTGGCTGGATCGAAACTCCAGCAACTTTGCTTGAAAGCATCGAACGCCGCGGAGCACAGGCAGCACTGAATTTTAATAATGATGATGATAACGACGACGAATGA
- a CDS encoding diacylglycerol kinase family lipid kinase — translation MKRVTVILNPNAGNAHQRRAIAQGITEWRSNQGWQVRLRETRKAGDATSFAREEAKRNDLIVAAGGDGTINEVMNGLVGTDTALGALPVGTGNVWVRELQQSLNPLHAARQLADGHVELVDVGQANERYFLLMAGVGLDAAITREVHSADKKRLGRLAYVIKSLPVLWRLRGTRTRISLDGQPLKGNALFVLISNSRLYGGVLNIAYRAAMRDGMLDVCTMMGDSALDAPKLLAGILFRGYGVIQGLEYVQAREIEIACSKPLPIQVDGDAIGTTPMTFRVVPQALRVLLPRTTEIN, via the coding sequence ATGAAACGTGTAACAGTCATTCTTAATCCAAATGCTGGCAATGCCCACCAACGCCGTGCCATCGCCCAAGGCATCACCGAATGGCGCAGTAACCAAGGCTGGCAAGTGCGGCTGCGCGAAACCCGCAAGGCTGGCGATGCTACCAGTTTTGCCCGCGAAGAAGCCAAGCGCAACGATTTAATTGTGGCGGCTGGCGGCGATGGCACGATCAACGAGGTCATGAATGGCCTCGTTGGCACCGATACCGCGCTAGGAGCGTTACCAGTTGGCACAGGCAATGTATGGGTTCGCGAACTACAACAATCGCTCAATCCATTGCATGCAGCTCGCCAATTGGCTGATGGTCATGTCGAGCTGGTTGATGTTGGTCAAGCTAACGAGCGCTATTTTTTGCTAATGGCAGGCGTTGGCTTAGATGCAGCAATTACCCGCGAAGTCCATTCGGCTGATAAAAAACGCTTAGGCCGCTTAGCCTATGTGATCAAAAGCTTGCCAGTGCTCTGGCGCTTGAGGGGCACGCGCACCCGCATCAGCCTTGACGGCCAGCCGCTCAAGGGCAATGCCCTGTTTGTATTAATTAGCAACTCACGGCTGTATGGTGGTGTGTTGAATATTGCTTATCGCGCGGCCATGCGCGATGGCATGCTCGATGTTTGTACTATGATGGGCGATAGTGCCCTTGATGCCCCTAAATTGCTAGCTGGAATTTTGTTCCGTGGCTATGGCGTGATCCAAGGCTTAGAGTATGTGCAAGCTCGTGAGATTGAGATTGCCTGCTCCAAGCCGTTGCCAATTCAAGTCGATGGCGATGCGATTGGCACAACACCCATGACCTTTCGGGTGGTTCCGCAAGCGCTGCGCGTACTCTTACCGCGTACCACTGAAATCAACTAA
- a CDS encoding DPP IV N-terminal domain-containing protein: MRRSFYLLILLCLLAACSEAGSALPTMQPLPTNQAQPAVDETQATQIVVEDQRDIPGKLLFVRVENGSGDIWVHEGTEARRITTSHKKYQPSWSPDGSKIAYIQREESFADIWVMNANGSNKQQVTNNEPTNIAARSEDHIQTLRWAFYPRWSPDGQFLSYVSQAQTPRDVGGGYQEYPLSLYIYGTRRIGTGQFPEASFQRFVQADTDLSHPTWSDDGSMIVYSQAERCFGCEAAEIQLGYTVLDLPGGNDEYGVLQGPSEDTFKGAIDPAFSPDGKWLTFTKSENGYSDVFIVPAPDANGKVRSAPIKLTSTGRSRQATWAPDGTKIAFFTISDQVTLSIADLTIEGSTPSLSQPVDIRRDLFDVDSGMSWAK, from the coding sequence GTGAGACGTTCGTTCTATTTGTTGATCCTACTATGTTTGTTAGCCGCCTGTAGCGAAGCAGGCTCAGCCCTGCCAACGATGCAGCCACTCCCCACGAATCAAGCCCAACCAGCGGTCGATGAAACCCAAGCCACCCAGATTGTGGTCGAAGATCAGCGCGATATTCCCGGCAAATTGCTGTTCGTGCGGGTCGAAAATGGCTCAGGTGATATTTGGGTGCACGAAGGCACTGAGGCTCGACGCATCACCACATCGCACAAAAAATACCAGCCCAGTTGGTCGCCCGATGGGAGTAAAATCGCCTATATTCAGCGCGAAGAGAGTTTCGCCGATATTTGGGTGATGAATGCCAATGGCTCCAACAAACAGCAGGTCACCAATAACGAACCAACCAATATCGCTGCCCGCTCGGAAGATCATATTCAAACGCTGCGTTGGGCATTTTATCCACGTTGGTCGCCTGATGGGCAGTTTCTCAGTTATGTTTCGCAAGCCCAAACGCCACGCGATGTTGGCGGCGGCTACCAAGAATATCCGCTTTCGCTGTATATCTATGGCACTCGTCGGATCGGTACTGGTCAATTTCCTGAGGCTAGTTTCCAACGCTTTGTTCAAGCAGATACCGATTTGAGCCACCCAACATGGTCTGATGATGGCTCGATGATTGTCTATAGCCAAGCCGAACGCTGCTTTGGCTGCGAGGCTGCTGAGATCCAGCTGGGCTACACTGTGCTTGATCTGCCTGGTGGCAACGATGAGTATGGAGTGCTGCAAGGGCCAAGCGAAGATACCTTTAAAGGTGCGATTGATCCGGCCTTCTCGCCTGATGGCAAATGGCTGACCTTCACCAAAAGCGAAAATGGCTATAGTGATGTGTTTATCGTGCCTGCCCCCGATGCCAACGGCAAAGTACGCAGCGCTCCCATTAAGCTCACCAGCACCGGACGTTCGCGCCAAGCCACATGGGCGCCTGATGGCACCAAAATAGCCTTTTTCACGATCAGCGATCAAGTCACGCTCTCGATTGCCGATCTCACGATTGAGGGCAGCACGCCAAGCCTCAGCCAACCAGTCGATATTCGGCGCGACTTGTTTGATGTCGATTCAGGGATGTCGTGGGCCAAATAA
- a CDS encoding acyl-CoA dehydrogenase family protein: MDFAIPSQIAAMREQISQFLREKVYPNEQAWFDYDEKAYPACSEDHPEIKQLQAEVKELGLWAGHLPREAGGMGLSIMEYGLLNEIIGRSYFAPRIFGSNAPDSGNAEILWHYGTAAQHEHYFWPLQQGAVRSFFSMTEPDVSGADPTLLQTTAELIDDQWVINGRKWYSTNANGAGFGIVMAMTDPDAPTHLRYSQIIVPAETPGLTLVRPISVMGHTTGGGHWEIEYTDVRVPAENLLGKRGHGFAIAQTRLGPGRIHHCMRWLGQAQRAFDLMCEYSTKRVAFGGPLADKQMVQHWIAESAAEIQAARLSVLHAAWQIDQAGAKSARIDISLIKFSVAAMLMNVLDRAIQVHGGLGVSDDTPLAFMWRQGRASRIYDGPDEVHKMVVAREILKRYGYPERKV; this comes from the coding sequence ATGGATTTTGCAATTCCCAGTCAGATTGCGGCAATGCGCGAACAAATTAGCCAATTTTTGCGCGAAAAGGTCTATCCCAACGAGCAAGCATGGTTCGATTACGACGAAAAAGCCTATCCTGCTTGTTCCGAGGATCACCCTGAGATCAAGCAGTTACAAGCTGAAGTTAAAGAATTGGGCTTGTGGGCTGGCCATTTGCCACGCGAGGCAGGCGGCATGGGCCTCTCAATTATGGAATATGGGCTGCTCAACGAAATTATTGGGCGCTCGTATTTTGCGCCGCGTATTTTTGGCTCGAACGCGCCTGATAGTGGCAATGCCGAAATTCTCTGGCACTATGGTACAGCGGCTCAGCATGAGCACTATTTTTGGCCCTTGCAACAGGGTGCTGTGCGCTCATTTTTCAGCATGACCGAGCCAGATGTCAGCGGAGCCGACCCAACCTTACTCCAGACAACCGCCGAATTAATTGACGATCAGTGGGTGATTAACGGGCGCAAGTGGTATAGCACCAATGCCAATGGCGCAGGCTTTGGCATCGTTATGGCCATGACCGACCCCGATGCTCCGACCCATTTGCGCTATAGCCAAATTATTGTGCCAGCCGAAACCCCTGGCTTAACCTTGGTGCGGCCAATTTCGGTGATGGGCCATACAACTGGTGGCGGCCACTGGGAAATCGAATATACCGATGTGCGTGTACCCGCCGAAAATCTGCTTGGCAAGCGTGGCCATGGCTTTGCTATCGCCCAAACTCGACTTGGCCCAGGCCGCATTCACCATTGTATGCGCTGGCTTGGGCAGGCTCAACGTGCTTTCGATTTGATGTGCGAGTATAGCACCAAGCGCGTGGCATTCGGCGGGCCGTTGGCCGACAAACAAATGGTGCAACATTGGATCGCCGAAAGTGCTGCTGAAATTCAAGCTGCTCGCTTGAGTGTGTTGCATGCTGCATGGCAAATTGATCAAGCTGGCGCTAAATCAGCCCGCATCGATATCTCATTAATTAAATTTAGCGTCGCCGCCATGTTGATGAACGTGCTTGATCGGGCAATTCAAGTTCATGGTGGTTTGGGTGTTTCTGATGATACGCCGCTAGCATTTATGTGGCGGCAAGGGCGGGCATCACGCATTTATGATGGGCCAGATGAAGTGCATAAAATGGTCGTAGCCCGTGAAATCTTGAAGCGTTACGGTTATCCTGAGCGCAAAGTCTAG
- a CDS encoding phosphotransferase family protein — protein MDTIQVRPDEQLNESALADYLYDKLPGASQSLTVRQFGGGAANLTYLLDYGHYEYVLRRPPLGPVAPSAHDMGREYRVLSQLHPAFAQAPQTFLFCNEPEIIGAPFFIMERRHGTVVRRELPHQFNTPEAPRALSLALVDTLADLHAVDYSMIGLSHIGKPDGFILRQVVGWYERWNKAKPDDLPAMENVYAWLCEQQPPASAPTLVHNDYKLDNVMFRQNDPSQLIAVFDWDMCTLGEPLADLGTLLCYWSQPDDPPALQAVAMMPTDGRFATRDELVARYAERSGRDVSHIRYYHVLGLYRLVVILAQIYARYQRGQTKDARFAQFGAVIPIMAQAAADLTK, from the coding sequence ATGGATACGATTCAAGTTCGGCCTGATGAACAGTTGAATGAATCAGCTTTAGCCGATTATTTATACGATAAGTTGCCTGGTGCTAGCCAATCATTAACCGTGCGCCAGTTTGGTGGTGGCGCTGCCAATTTGACCTATCTGCTGGATTATGGTCATTATGAATATGTACTGCGTCGCCCGCCCCTAGGCCCAGTTGCTCCTTCAGCCCACGATATGGGCCGTGAATATCGGGTCTTATCGCAATTACATCCGGCCTTTGCTCAGGCTCCCCAAACCTTTTTATTCTGCAACGAACCTGAAATCATTGGTGCACCATTTTTTATTATGGAGCGCCGCCATGGTACGGTTGTTCGGCGTGAATTGCCACATCAATTTAATACTCCCGAAGCACCGCGTGCCCTCAGTTTGGCACTCGTCGATACCCTCGCTGATCTCCATGCTGTCGATTATTCAATGATTGGCTTGAGCCATATCGGCAAACCCGACGGTTTTATATTACGTCAAGTTGTCGGTTGGTATGAGCGTTGGAACAAAGCCAAACCTGATGATCTGCCAGCGATGGAGAATGTTTACGCTTGGCTTTGCGAGCAACAACCGCCAGCCTCAGCCCCAACCCTCGTCCACAACGACTACAAACTTGATAATGTGATGTTTCGCCAAAACGATCCCAGCCAATTGATCGCAGTATTCGATTGGGATATGTGTACCTTGGGCGAGCCATTGGCCGATTTGGGTACGTTACTGTGTTATTGGAGCCAGCCTGATGATCCGCCAGCCTTGCAAGCAGTAGCGATGATGCCAACAGATGGGCGTTTTGCAACCCGTGACGAATTGGTTGCGCGGTATGCTGAGCGTTCAGGCCGCGATGTGAGCCATATCCGCTATTATCATGTGCTTGGCCTCTATCGTTTAGTCGTGATTTTGGCCCAGATTTATGCCCGCTATCAACGCGGCCAAACCAAAGATGCCCGTTTTGCCCAATTTGGGGCAGTTATTCCGATTATGGCCCAGGCTGCCGCTGATCTCACTAAATAA